The genomic DNA CGGCAAATTTTGCACGCCGGCCTCGCACGCCACATTCCCCCTAGGGGTGGAGCAAACTACATTCCAGGTTTCACCGTAAGGCGGCGGGGTGCCGGTTCGCGCGCCCGGCGGGCGGTTCGGGCCCTGTCGTGGCTGAGCCGCGTGGGAGGGCCGCTGTTGGGAGCCTGCCGGTCGTTCCCGTTCCGGACAGCCGAGCGGGTGGGCCGGCCGTCGTCCGGCCGCGTCGAGGGAAAGCGGGTGGCCCGCGCTACATCCCCTGGACCGCGCCCGAGACCAGGCCGTGGGTCAGATAACGCCGGAAGACGTAGTAGAAGACGACCGGCGGGATCGCATAGATGGTCGAGAGCGCCATCAGGAGGTTCCAGGGAGCGTCATCGCCCGTCAGGAAGGTGCCCATGGAGATGGGCAGCGTGAACATGTGCTCGCTCTGGAGGAAGAGCACGGCGTAGAGGTACTCGTTCCAGGCGAAGAAGAAGGCGTACGTCCCGATGGCGATCAGCGGCGGAAGCACCAGCGGCAGGTAGATCCGGTAGAAGATGGTCAGCAGCCCCGCCCCGTCGATGGCGGCCGACTCGTCGATTTCCGGGGGAATCGTCTTGGCGTAGTCCCAGAGCACCCACAGGGCATACGGGGAGGCGAAGGTGGTCATGGCCGCGATGAGCGCCCAATACGTGTCCAGCAGATCGTAGTCGGCCATGATCTTGAAGAACGGGATGGAGAGGAAGGAGGCCGGGATGATGTAGGTGAAGAGGGTCATGCCGGAGATGACGCGGCTGAGCCCGAAGTGGAGCCGCCCGAGGGCGAAGCTGCCGAGGGCGCTGATCACGAGGACGGCCCCCATGGTCACGCCCGCCACCAGGACACTGTTCCCCATCCACCGCCAGAAGTATTTGACGAAGACGCTCTGCTGGAACACGACGAACCGGTACGACTCCAGGGTCGGGTTCCGCACCCAGTATTCCGGCCGGAACAGCTCGGCAGTGGGAGTGAACGACAGCACGAGCATGTAGTAGATGGGGAAGAGAGTCCACACCGCGACCAGCGCCAGCACCACGGCCCTGGCGAGCCTGACCACGATCTGGCGGACGCGCCCGCCGGCCGGCCGGGTCACTTGATCTTC from Candidatus Methylomirabilota bacterium includes the following:
- a CDS encoding carbohydrate ABC transporter permease, which gives rise to MTRPAGGRVRQIVVRLARAVVLALVAVWTLFPIYYMLVLSFTPTAELFRPEYWVRNPTLESYRFVVFQQSVFVKYFWRWMGNSVLVAGVTMGAVLVISALGSFALGRLHFGLSRVISGMTLFTYIIPASFLSIPFFKIMADYDLLDTYWALIAAMTTFASPYALWVLWDYAKTIPPEIDESAAIDGAGLLTIFYRIYLPLVLPPLIAIGTYAFFFAWNEYLYAVLFLQSEHMFTLPISMGTFLTGDDAPWNLLMALSTIYAIPPVVFYYVFRRYLTHGLVSGAVQGM